Proteins encoded in a region of the Zea mays cultivar B73 chromosome 4, Zm-B73-REFERENCE-NAM-5.0, whole genome shotgun sequence genome:
- the LOC103653427 gene encoding probable alpha,alpha-trehalose-phosphate synthase [UDP-forming] 10 has product MVSKSYSNLLDMTPGDGFDFRRPFKSLPRVVTSPSIISDHDWDSISDGDSVGSAFSIERKIIVANFLPLNCTRDETGELSFSLDHDSLLMQLKDGFSNETDAVYVGSLKVHVDPREQDQVAQKLLREYRCIPTFLPSDLQQQFYHGFCKQQLWPLFHYMLPICLDKGELFDRTLFQAYVRANKLFADKVMEAINTDDDYVWVHDYHLMLLPTFLRKRLHRIKIGFFLHSPFPSSEIYRTLPVRDEILKSLLNADLIGFQTFDYARHFLSCCSRLLGLHYESKRGYIGIEYFGRTVSLKILSVGVHVGRLESVLKLPATVSKVEEIEQRYKGKILMLGVDDMDIFKGISLKLLALELLLDRNPKLREKVVLVQIINPARSTGKDVQEAITEAVSVAERVNTKYGSSSYKPVVLIDNRIPFYEKVAFYAASDCCIVNAVRDGMNLVPYEYTVCRQGNEEIDRVRGLDKDTHHTSTLIVSEFVGCSPSLSGAFRVNPWSVDDVADALCRATDLSESEKRLRHEKHYRYVSTHDVAYWAHSFAQDLERACRDHYSRRCWAIGFGLNFRVIALSPGFRKLSSEHFVSSYNRASRRAIFLDYDGTLVPQSSINKAPSEEVISILNTLCNDPKNVVFIVSGRGRDSLDEWFSPCEKLRLAAEHGYFIRWSKEAAWESSYSSPRQEWKHIAEPVMQVYTETTDGSSVESKESALVWHYLDADHDFGSFQAKELKDHLERVLSNEPVVVKCGHYIVEVKPQGVSKGRAVDKLIQALANNNGKAQDFLMCVGNDRSDEDMFECINGMASNDVSSTTVPEVFACSVGQKPSKAKYYVDDTSEVIRLLRDATRFSSSQRREDVNASRGRVTFRDALDYVD; this is encoded by the exons ATGGTTTCAAAATCATATTCAAATCTGCTAGACATGACCCCAGGAGATGGGTTTGACTTTCGACGACCTTTTAAGTCTCTTCCTCGTGTTGTAACTTCTCCTAGCATTATATCTGACCATGATTGGGATTCCATAAGTGATGGTGATTCAGTTGGTTCAGCATTTTCTATCGAGAGGAAAATAATTGTCGCCAACTTCCTTCCGCTGAATTGTACAAGAGATGAAACCGGGGAACTGTCCTTCTCATTGGATCATGATTCACTACTCATGCAACTTAAAGATGGGTTTTCAAATGAGACTGATGCTGTGTATGTAGGCAGTTTGAAGGTTCATGTAGATCCCAGGGAGCAGGACCAAGTTGCACAGAAGCTTCTCAGAGAATATCGATGCATACCTACTTTTCTCCCATCTGATCTGCAGCAGCAGTTCTATCATGGCTTCTGTAAACAACAGTTATGGCCACTTTTTCATTATATGCTTCCAATTTGCCTTGACAAGGGTGAGTTGTTTGATCGCACCCTGTTTCAAGCCTATGTCCGAGCCAACAAACTTTTTGCAGATAAAGTTATGGAAGCAATCAATACAGATGATGATTATGTTTGGGTTCATGATTATCATCTCATGCTGCTCCCTACATTCTTGAGGAAGAGGTTACACCGAATAAAGATTGGTTTCTTCCTTCACAGCCCTTTTCCCTCTTCAGAAATATACAGGACTCTGCCTGTAAGGGATGAAATCCTGAAGTCACTGCTTAATGCTGATCTGATTGGTTTCCAAACATTTGACTATGCCCGCCACTTCCTATCTTGCTGTAGCAGATTGCTAGGCCTGCATTATGAGTCAAAACGTGGTTACATTGGAATAGAGTATTTTGGCCGAACAGTGAGTTTGAAGATCCTTTCTGTGGGTGTCCATGTTGGTCGGCTTGAATCTGTCTTAAAGTTGCCTGCTACAGTTAGTAAGGTTGAAGAAATTGAACAAAGGTATAAGGGCAAGATACTCATGTTAGGTGTAGATGACATGGACATCTTCAAAGGAATAAGTCTGAAATTGCTTGCACTGGAGCTTCTTCTGGACAGAAACCCAAAGCTTAGAGAGAAGGTTGTCCTTGTACAGATCATCAATCCCGCAAGAAGCACGGGGAAGGATGTGCAGGAAGCTATCACAGAAGCTGTCTCTGTGGCTGAAAGGGTTAACACAAAGTATGGTTCTTCAAGTTACAAGCCTGTCGTCCTAATTGATAATCGCATACCGTTTTATGAAAAGGTTGCATTCTATGCCGCGTCTGACTGTTGTATTGTAAACGCTGTGAGGGATGGCATGAACTTAGTACCATATGAGTATACTGTTTGCCGACAGGGAAACGAGGAGATCGACAGAGTCAGAGGCCTTGACAAAGACACCCATCACACAAGCACACTTATTGTTTCGGAGTTTGTGGGTTGCTCCCCATCTCTGAGTGGTGCTTTCAGGGTAAATCCTTGGAGCGTCGATGATGTGGCGGATGCCTTGTGCCGCGCAACTGATCTATCTGAATCTGAGAAACGGTTGCGGCACGAAAAGCATTATCGCTATGTCAGTACTCATGATGTTGCTTACTGGGCGCACAGCTTTGCTCAAGATCTGGAAAGAGCATGCAGAGACCATTACAGCCGAAGGTGTTGGGCTATTGGGTTTGGCCTGAATTTCAGAGTCATTGCTCTTTCTCCTGGCTTCAGAAAGCTTTCTTCGGAGCACTTTGTTTCTTCTTATAACAGGGCTTCTAGAAGGGCAATATTTCTCGACTACGACGGCACACTTGTGCCCCAGTCGTCAATCAACAAGGCTCCAAGTGAAGAAGTCATCTCCATTCTTAACACCTTGTGTAATGATCCAAAGAACGTTGTGTTTATCGTAAGTGGACGAGGACGTGATTCCCTCGACGAGTGGTTTTCTCCATGCGAGAAGCTCCGTCTAGCCGCAGAACATGGCTATTTTATCAG GTGGAGCAAGGAAGCTGCATGGGAGTCGAGCTATTCGAGTCCGCGGCAAGAATGGAAGCACATCGCTGAACCTGTCATGCAGGTATACACCGAGACAACAGACGGATCTTCAGTCGAGTCGAAGGAGAGCGCTCTAGTGTGGCACTATTTGGATGCAGACCATGATTTCGGTTCCTTCCAAGCGAAGGAGCTAAAGGATCATCTTGAGAGGGTGCTATCAAATGAGCCCGTTGTTGTGAAGTGTGGCCATTATATCGTAGAAGTAAAGCCGCAG GGAGTTAGCAAGGGTCGTGCTGTCGACAAGCTGATTCAAGCACTGGCCAACAACAACGGGAAGGCACAGGATTTCCTGATGTGCGTCGGCAACGACAGATCTGACGAGGACATGTTCGAATGCATCAACGGTATGGCCTCCAACGATGTCTCATCGACCACAGTACCGGAGGTGTTTGCCTGTTCGGTCGGCCAGAAGCCCAGCAAAGCAAAATACTATGTGGACGACACCAGCGAAGTGATCAGATTGCTCAGGGATGCAACCCGCTTCTCATCGTCGCAGCGGAGGGAGGACGTCAACGCCAGCCGCGGGCGTGTGACCTTCAGAGACGCACTCGATTACGTGGACTAG